In one Gopherus evgoodei ecotype Sinaloan lineage chromosome 1, rGopEvg1_v1.p, whole genome shotgun sequence genomic region, the following are encoded:
- the LOC115644340 gene encoding uncharacterized protein LOC115644340: MGSCSSQLLGLNSWRSQKSQNGGGTPQLPVATGARDLPELPADVGGRSSSSPPPQTPSQCRGRRSTEPSRGIPELQVLTGGGGPQNLKHALQLPHLCRQCGDPAARFPILLGIFLLKVRDRASVNFFFIARDLSMIFDLSMTFTKNIHDKILSLVTNTMRLSLKSDDDALVFALLCAMDRNYSRSSCTWTISFGCKKQSLRGEITSFCRLREAEGGGREKKMG, from the coding sequence ATGGGATCCTGTAGCTCTCAGCTGCTGGGGCTGAATTCATGGagatcacagaagtcacagaatggTGGGGGTACCCCGCAGCTCCCTGTGGCTACGGGTGCCAGGGAtctcccagagctcccagccgaCGTGGGTGGCAGGAGCTcttcctctccacctccccaaactcccagccAATGCAGGGGACGCAGGAGCACTGAGCCAAGCCGGGGGATCCCAGAGCTCCAAGTCCTCACAGGCGGTGGGGGTCCCCAGAACTTGAAGCATGCCCTGCAGCTGCCCCACCTCTGCAGGCAGTGtggggaccctgcagctaggTTCCCCATTTTGTTAGGGATATTTTTATTAAAGGTCAGGGACagggcttccgtgaattttttttttattgcccgtgatctgtccatgatttttgatctgtccatgacttttactaaaaatattcatgACAAAATCTTGTCCTTAGTTACGAATACAATGCGCCTGAGCCTCAAATCTGATGATGATGCTTTGGTgtttgccctgctgtgtgctatgGACAGAAACTATTCAAGGAGCAGCTGCACATGGACCATTAGTTTTGGATGCAAGAAACAATCACTGCGTGGTGAGATCACATcgttttgcag